A stretch of the Actinotalea sp. JY-7876 genome encodes the following:
- the arc gene encoding proteasome ATPase — MTDGPDRAPTRPSDPADARQLALLAAKNERLADALRQSRDRIVELQQQLEDLGKPPATFATFLEARDDGSVEIISSGRKMQVQAAATVDLGALRPGQEVKLNEALTVVEAGRYEAVGEIVTVKELLGADRALVVGRSDEERVVRLAGPLLAGNVRVGDALTVETRTGFVFERIPRSEVEELVLEEVPDIDYADIGGLGPQIEQIRDAVELPFLHPELFREHGLRPPKGVLLYGPPGCGKTLIAKAVAASLAQTRGRALPGGEPATSYFLNVKGPELLNKYVGETERHIRLIFARAREKASQGNPVVVFFDEMESLFRTRGTGISSDVETTIVPQLLSEIDGVERLDNVIVIGASNREDMIDPAILRPGRLDVKIKIERPDAEAAREIFAKYLTPDLPLHADDVAEHGGDAAAAVDAMIQSVVERMYAETPENQFLEVTYASGDKEVLFFKDFSSGAMIQNVVDRAKKSAIKDLLASGQRGIRVEHLLAACVDEFKENEDLPNTTNPDDWARISGKKGERIVFIRTIVQGKTGKESGRTIETLTPTGQYL; from the coding sequence CGCCCTGCGCCAGTCGCGCGACCGCATCGTGGAGCTCCAGCAGCAGCTCGAGGACCTCGGCAAGCCGCCCGCCACGTTCGCCACGTTCCTCGAGGCGCGCGACGACGGGTCGGTCGAGATCATCTCGTCGGGCCGCAAGATGCAGGTCCAGGCGGCGGCGACCGTCGACCTGGGCGCCCTGCGCCCCGGCCAGGAGGTCAAGCTCAACGAGGCGCTCACGGTCGTCGAGGCCGGGCGCTACGAGGCCGTCGGCGAGATCGTCACGGTCAAGGAGCTGCTCGGTGCGGACCGGGCGCTCGTCGTCGGCCGCTCGGACGAGGAGCGCGTCGTGCGCCTCGCCGGGCCGCTCCTGGCCGGGAACGTGCGGGTCGGCGACGCCCTGACGGTCGAGACCCGGACGGGCTTCGTCTTCGAGCGGATCCCGCGGTCGGAGGTCGAGGAGCTCGTCCTGGAGGAGGTCCCGGACATCGACTACGCGGACATCGGCGGCCTCGGGCCCCAGATCGAGCAGATCCGCGACGCCGTCGAGCTCCCGTTCCTGCACCCCGAGCTCTTCCGCGAGCACGGGCTGCGGCCCCCCAAGGGCGTCCTCCTGTACGGACCTCCCGGGTGCGGCAAGACGCTCATCGCCAAGGCCGTCGCGGCCTCCCTGGCCCAGACGCGCGGTCGTGCCCTGCCCGGCGGCGAGCCGGCCACGAGCTACTTCCTCAACGTCAAGGGCCCCGAGCTGCTCAACAAGTACGTGGGGGAGACGGAGCGGCACATCCGGCTGATCTTCGCCCGCGCGCGGGAGAAGGCCTCGCAGGGCAACCCGGTGGTCGTGTTCTTCGACGAGATGGAGTCGCTGTTCCGCACGCGCGGCACCGGCATCTCGAGCGACGTCGAGACCACGATCGTGCCGCAGCTGCTGAGCGAGATCGACGGCGTCGAGCGCCTGGACAACGTCATCGTCATCGGCGCCTCGAACCGCGAGGACATGATCGACCCGGCGATCCTGCGGCCCGGCCGCCTCGACGTGAAGATCAAGATCGAGCGGCCCGACGCCGAGGCGGCGCGCGAGATCTTCGCGAAGTACCTCACGCCGGACCTGCCGCTGCACGCCGACGACGTCGCCGAGCACGGCGGGGACGCGGCAGCGGCGGTGGACGCGATGATCCAGTCCGTCGTCGAGCGGATGTACGCGGAGACCCCGGAGAACCAGTTCCTCGAGGTCACCTACGCGTCGGGGGACAAGGAGGTCCTGTTCTTCAAGGACTTCAGCTCCGGGGCGATGATCCAGAACGTCGTCGACCGCGCGAAGAAGTCCGCGATCAAGGACCTCCTCGCGAGCGGGCAGCGGGGCATCCGCGTGGAGCACCTGCTGGCGGCGTGCGTCGACGAGTTCAAGGAGAACGAGGACCTGCCGAACACCACCAACCCGGACGACTGGGCCCGCATCTCCGGCAAGAAGGGCGAGCGCATCGTCTTCATCCGCACGATCGTCCAGGGCAAGACCGGCAAGGAGAGCGGCCGGACGATCGAGACCCTCACGCCCACCGGCCAGTACCTCTGA
- the prcB gene encoding proteasome subunit beta, with protein MTHDLDGRLPRSFTTPGTSSFLDFLAAHDPSLLPTGRTLPPGEAPSAPHGTTIVALTFDGGVVMAGDRRATAGSMIASRQIEKVFPADEFSAIGIAGTAGLALELVRLFQLELEHYEKIEGALLSLDGKANRLATMVRGSLGLAMQGLAVVPLFGGYDLQREVGRIFSYDVTGGRYEETEFHAVGSGSTFARGSLKKLWSPGMSAGDAVRTAVNALVDAADDDSATGGPDATRRIWPVVAVVTASGYLRVDDAALADVVTEIEGVRRARGGDVR; from the coding sequence ATGACCCATGACCTCGACGGCCGTCTCCCGCGGTCCTTCACCACGCCCGGCACGTCCTCCTTCCTCGACTTCCTCGCGGCGCACGACCCCTCGCTGCTGCCGACCGGCCGCACGCTCCCGCCCGGCGAGGCGCCGTCCGCGCCCCACGGCACGACGATCGTCGCGCTGACCTTCGACGGCGGCGTGGTCATGGCGGGGGACCGCCGCGCCACCGCGGGGTCCATGATCGCGAGCCGGCAGATCGAGAAGGTCTTCCCCGCCGACGAGTTCTCCGCCATCGGCATCGCCGGCACCGCGGGCCTCGCGCTCGAGCTGGTCCGGCTCTTCCAGCTCGAGCTCGAGCACTACGAGAAGATCGAGGGCGCGCTGCTCTCGCTGGACGGCAAGGCGAACCGGCTGGCCACGATGGTGCGGGGCAGCCTGGGTCTGGCGATGCAGGGCCTGGCCGTCGTGCCGCTCTTCGGCGGCTACGACCTGCAGCGGGAGGTCGGGCGGATCTTCTCCTACGACGTCACGGGCGGGCGCTACGAGGAGACGGAGTTCCACGCGGTGGGCTCGGGCTCGACGTTCGCGCGCGGCTCGCTGAAGAAGCTGTGGTCGCCCGGCATGAGCGCCGGGGACGCCGTGCGGACCGCGGTGAACGCGCTCGTGGACGCGGCCGACGACGACTCCGCGACCGGTGGTCCGGACGCGACCCGTCGCATCTGGCCCGTCGTCGCCGTCGTCACGGCGTCGGGCTACCTGCGGGTCGACGATGCCGCGCTGGCCGACGTCGTCACCGAGATCGAGGGCGTGCGTCGCGCGCGCGGGGGAGACGTCCGATGA
- a CDS encoding ubiquitin-like protein Pup gives MAGQDQRRHERHDEDPADAPEPVAAPAAQTRDTEVDALLEEIDEVLESNAESFVRGFVQKGGQ, from the coding sequence ATGGCCGGTCAGGACCAGCGACGCCACGAGCGCCACGACGAGGATCCGGCCGATGCCCCGGAGCCGGTCGCGGCCCCCGCCGCCCAGACGCGCGACACCGAGGTCGACGCGCTCCTCGAGGAGATCGACGAGGTGCTGGAGTCGAACGCCGAGTCCTTCGTGCGCGGGTTCGTGCAGAAGGGCGGTCAGTGA
- the dop gene encoding depupylase/deamidase Dop: MGIETEYGIVQPGRPQANPMLLSSHVVAAYAASVGHGPRARWDYADEDPLADARGFRLERSAADPSLLTDDPQRPAPPGPRADGGLDADAVDRPTVEEYEDPGAATTILTNGARLYVDHAHPEYSSPEVTTPLDAVRWDKAGEQVALRAVRLLIANPAMPDVVLYKNNVDGKGASYGTHENYLVDRAVPFEDLVALLTPFLVTRQVHAGAGRVGLGQAGQGAGFQLSQRADYIEAEVGLETTLRRPIVNTRDEPHADRTRWRRLHLILGDATLLEVATYLRLGTTSLVLWLAEHAGEHGALVERLLGLRLADPVRAVREVSRDLTLRRPLDLADGRRMTALEIQGEYLAALREAVGPDLDPATADVLARWASVLERLGQDPMTCAREVEWVAKLRLLEAMRSRDRLAWDNPRLAAMDIQWSDVRPERGLYHRLLASGAVERLVTDDDVARAVTEPPADTRAYFRGTVVRRFGAQVRAASWDSVVLDVPTLPSLRRIPLLDPWRGTAAHVGELLDTCADAAELVDRLGGR; this comes from the coding sequence ATGGGGATCGAGACCGAGTACGGCATCGTGCAGCCGGGCCGGCCGCAGGCCAACCCGATGCTGCTGTCCAGCCACGTCGTGGCGGCGTACGCGGCGTCCGTCGGGCACGGGCCACGGGCCCGGTGGGACTACGCCGACGAGGACCCCCTGGCCGACGCGCGCGGGTTCCGGCTCGAGCGCTCCGCGGCGGACCCGTCGCTGCTGACCGACGACCCGCAGCGGCCGGCGCCCCCAGGGCCGAGGGCGGACGGCGGGCTCGACGCCGACGCGGTGGACCGTCCCACGGTCGAGGAGTACGAGGACCCCGGCGCCGCGACGACGATCCTGACCAACGGCGCGCGCCTCTACGTCGACCACGCGCACCCCGAGTACTCCTCGCCCGAGGTCACCACCCCGCTCGACGCGGTGCGCTGGGACAAGGCGGGGGAGCAGGTCGCGCTGCGCGCGGTGCGGCTGCTCATCGCCAACCCGGCGATGCCCGACGTCGTGCTGTACAAGAACAACGTCGACGGCAAGGGCGCGTCCTACGGCACGCACGAGAACTACCTCGTCGACCGCGCCGTGCCGTTCGAGGACCTCGTCGCGCTCCTGACGCCCTTCCTCGTGACCCGCCAGGTGCACGCGGGTGCCGGGCGCGTGGGCCTGGGCCAGGCCGGCCAGGGCGCGGGGTTCCAGCTCTCCCAGCGGGCCGACTACATCGAGGCCGAGGTGGGCCTGGAGACCACGCTGCGCCGCCCCATCGTCAACACGCGCGACGAGCCGCACGCCGACCGGACGCGCTGGCGCCGGCTGCACCTCATCCTCGGCGACGCGACCCTGCTGGAGGTGGCCACCTACCTGCGGCTCGGCACGACGTCGCTCGTGCTGTGGCTCGCCGAGCACGCGGGCGAGCACGGCGCGCTGGTCGAGCGCCTCCTCGGCCTGCGCCTGGCCGACCCCGTGCGCGCCGTGCGCGAGGTGAGCCGGGACCTGACGCTGCGGCGGCCGCTCGACCTGGCCGACGGGCGCCGGATGACCGCGCTCGAGATCCAGGGCGAGTACCTCGCCGCGCTGCGCGAGGCGGTGGGCCCGGACCTCGACCCGGCCACGGCCGACGTCCTGGCGCGCTGGGCCTCGGTGCTCGAGCGCCTGGGCCAGGACCCCATGACGTGCGCCCGCGAGGTCGAGTGGGTGGCCAAGCTCCGGCTGCTGGAGGCGATGCGCTCGCGCGACCGGCTCGCGTGGGACAACCCGCGCCTCGCGGCGATGGACATCCAGTGGTCCGACGTGCGGCCCGAGCGCGGCCTGTACCACCGCCTGCTCGCGTCGGGCGCGGTCGAGCGCCTCGTCACCGACGACGACGTCGCGCGGGCCGTCACCGAGCCGCCGGCGGACACGCGCGCGTACTTCCGCGGCACGGTCGTGCGGCGCTTCGGCGCGCAGGTCCGGGCCGCCTCGTGGGACTCGGTGGTGCTCGACGTCCCGACGCTGCCGAGCCTGCGCCGGATCCCGCTGCTCGACCCGTGGCGGGGCACGGCCGCCCACGTGGGCGAGCTGCTCGACACCTGCGCGGACGCCGCGGAGCTCGTCGACCGCCTCGGCGGCCGCTGA